The following proteins are co-located in the Streptomyces sp. DT2A-34 genome:
- a CDS encoding bifunctional cytochrome P450/NADPH--P450 reductase — MANASVQKTEAIPERPGLPWIGQALDIPRGADALTYFTDEVKKLGPLYKIRAFGTEAIIVGGLDLVAELSDESRFRKNVHSDLLILREIGGDGLFTAFNDEPNWRKAHDVLMPAFSLGAMRGYHSTMLRVARSLIAKWDEAVGRNPVDVPADMTRLTFDTIGLSGFGYDFESFSREEPHPFVTALARALEYADAKNGALPGAELFQRKKVEQFRTDNKLMKGMVDEIIQRRRAEGDTSTDDLLGRMLHTRDEVTGELLDDENIRNQAITFLIAGHETTSGALSFAMYYLTKHPEVLARAQAEVDALWGDVDDPDPAYGDVGKLTYIRQVLNEALRLWPTAPGYAIEPLEDTVIGGKYQVRKGETLMVMIPALHRDPAWGENVELFDPERFSPEREAARPVHLFKPFGSGERACIGRQFALHEATLVLGLLIHRYRLIDHTNYQFKVKQSLTIKPDDFTLELARRESGERRLPDATSTSSAAAEEVRHSARRVTGTSLTVLHGSNLGTCAGIARDLVEDGAEHGFSATVASLNDSVDRLASANGPVVIVAASYNGRPTDDAAEFVSWLEDLQPGSLDGVQYAVLGVGDRNWAATYQRIPTLIDERLAAAGATPLVERGAADAAGDFAGTVDRWTGDLWSALLERYGVPTVGGTEPVKDSDADLGLYELEDAAESVTGELAARHGVQPMRVLDAYELVDMDHALGRSKRFLRLRLPQGVTYRTGDHLAILPSNPEGLVRRVADRFGLDLDRTVRLRARRRSRSTLPVDRPLTLRRLLTDFVELQDAATREQVSVLVEHTACPPERRPLAELASARPDAFGEQVTAAGRSILDLLEQYRACELPFELFLEMLPVLRPRHYSISSSAEAAPGEVDLMVSQLAAPHRSGEGVFAGIASNYLQNVSAGDTVQSRVLPCSESFRLPQDMSVPVILVSAGTGLAPFRGAVLDRYHTGSTGKLLCYFGCDHPDVDYLHRDELEAAEAAGAVSLRPTFMHAPEEGARFVQDRITQESDEVWAALEAGGRVFICGDGRRMAPAVREAFMGVYREHTGAGDEEAASWLTTLTESGTYVEDVWAG; from the coding sequence ATGGCGAACGCATCCGTACAGAAGACCGAAGCCATCCCCGAGCGTCCAGGGCTCCCTTGGATCGGACAGGCTCTCGACATCCCGCGCGGCGCGGATGCCCTCACCTACTTCACTGATGAGGTCAAGAAGCTGGGTCCGCTGTACAAGATCCGCGCCTTCGGCACTGAGGCGATCATCGTCGGCGGCCTGGACCTGGTCGCCGAGCTGTCGGACGAGAGCCGGTTCCGCAAGAACGTGCACTCCGATCTGCTGATCCTGCGGGAGATCGGCGGGGACGGGCTGTTCACGGCCTTCAATGACGAGCCGAACTGGCGCAAGGCGCACGACGTCCTGATGCCGGCGTTCTCACTCGGTGCCATGCGGGGCTATCACTCCACGATGCTTCGGGTGGCCCGGAGCCTGATCGCCAAGTGGGACGAGGCGGTTGGGCGGAATCCCGTGGACGTGCCCGCCGACATGACCCGGCTGACGTTCGACACGATCGGGCTGAGCGGTTTCGGCTACGACTTCGAGTCCTTCAGCCGTGAGGAACCGCATCCCTTCGTAACGGCTCTGGCGCGAGCGCTGGAGTACGCCGACGCCAAGAACGGCGCCCTTCCGGGCGCGGAGCTGTTCCAGCGGAAGAAGGTGGAGCAGTTCCGGACCGACAACAAGCTGATGAAGGGCATGGTCGACGAGATCATCCAGCGGCGGCGCGCGGAGGGAGACACGAGCACTGATGATCTGCTGGGGCGGATGCTGCATACCCGGGACGAGGTGACCGGCGAGCTCCTCGACGACGAGAACATCCGCAACCAGGCGATCACCTTCCTCATCGCCGGGCACGAGACCACCAGCGGGGCCCTGTCGTTCGCCATGTACTACCTGACGAAGCATCCGGAGGTGCTGGCGCGGGCCCAGGCGGAGGTGGACGCCCTGTGGGGCGACGTAGACGACCCGGACCCGGCCTACGGCGACGTCGGAAAGCTGACCTACATCCGCCAGGTTCTGAACGAAGCGCTCCGGCTGTGGCCGACAGCGCCGGGGTACGCCATCGAGCCGTTGGAGGACACGGTCATCGGCGGCAAGTACCAGGTACGCAAGGGCGAAACGCTGATGGTGATGATCCCGGCGCTGCACCGGGACCCCGCGTGGGGTGAAAACGTGGAGCTGTTCGATCCGGAACGGTTCTCCCCGGAGCGTGAGGCGGCGCGCCCGGTACACCTGTTCAAGCCCTTCGGCAGCGGTGAGCGAGCCTGCATCGGCCGCCAGTTCGCACTGCACGAGGCAACGCTCGTGCTCGGCCTGCTCATCCACCGCTACCGCCTGATCGACCACACCAACTACCAGTTCAAGGTCAAGCAGTCGCTCACCATCAAGCCCGACGACTTCACCCTGGAGTTGGCCCGGCGGGAGAGCGGCGAGCGCCGCCTGCCCGACGCCACCTCCACGAGCAGCGCCGCCGCCGAGGAGGTACGGCACAGTGCCCGGCGCGTGACCGGGACCTCCCTGACCGTGCTGCATGGTTCCAATCTCGGCACCTGTGCCGGCATCGCCCGCGATCTGGTGGAGGACGGCGCCGAGCACGGCTTCAGCGCCACGGTCGCCTCCTTGAACGACTCCGTGGACCGGCTCGCCTCGGCGAACGGCCCCGTAGTGATCGTCGCCGCCTCCTACAACGGCAGGCCCACCGACGACGCCGCAGAGTTCGTCTCCTGGTTGGAGGACCTTCAGCCAGGCTCACTCGACGGCGTTCAGTACGCCGTGCTTGGCGTCGGCGACCGCAACTGGGCCGCCACCTACCAGCGCATCCCCACGCTCATCGACGAGCGACTGGCCGCCGCGGGCGCCACGCCCCTGGTGGAGCGCGGTGCGGCGGACGCCGCCGGGGACTTCGCCGGCACCGTGGATCGGTGGACCGGTGATCTGTGGTCAGCCCTGCTGGAGCGCTACGGCGTCCCGACCGTGGGCGGTACGGAACCGGTCAAGGACTCGGACGCCGACCTGGGGCTGTACGAGCTGGAGGACGCGGCGGAGTCGGTCACCGGTGAACTCGCCGCACGCCATGGAGTTCAGCCCATGCGGGTGCTGGACGCGTACGAACTGGTCGACATGGACCACGCCCTCGGCCGCTCCAAGCGCTTCCTCAGGCTGCGGCTGCCCCAGGGCGTCACCTACCGCACCGGTGACCACCTCGCGATACTCCCGAGCAACCCGGAGGGCCTGGTGCGGCGGGTCGCCGACCGGTTCGGTCTCGACCTGGACCGCACGGTCCGGCTGCGCGCTCGGCGCCGCAGCCGCAGCACCCTGCCCGTCGATCGGCCGCTGACTCTGCGCCGTCTGTTGACCGACTTCGTGGAACTGCAGGATGCGGCGACGCGGGAGCAGGTCTCCGTGCTCGTGGAGCACACCGCCTGCCCGCCCGAGCGCCGCCCACTGGCCGAACTCGCCTCGGCGCGGCCCGATGCCTTCGGCGAGCAGGTGACCGCCGCCGGGCGCAGCATCCTGGACCTGCTGGAGCAGTACCGCGCGTGCGAGTTGCCGTTCGAGCTGTTCCTGGAGATGCTGCCGGTCCTGCGCCCGCGGCACTACTCGATCTCCTCGTCCGCCGAGGCGGCTCCCGGTGAGGTCGACCTGATGGTGTCGCAGCTCGCCGCCCCGCATCGCAGCGGCGAGGGCGTGTTCGCCGGGATCGCGTCGAACTACCTGCAGAACGTGTCGGCCGGCGACACGGTCCAGTCCCGGGTGCTGCCGTGCAGCGAGTCCTTCCGGCTGCCGCAGGACATGTCCGTCCCCGTGATCCTGGTCAGCGCGGGCACCGGGCTGGCACCGTTCCGCGGCGCGGTCCTCGACCGCTACCACACCGGATCCACCGGCAAGTTGCTGTGCTACTTCGGCTGCGACCACCCCGATGTCGACTACCTGCACCGCGATGAGCTGGAAGCGGCGGAGGCGGCCGGAGCGGTCAGCCTGCGACCCACCTTCATGCACGCCCCCGAGGAGGGCGCCCGTTTCGTCCAGGATCGCATCACACAGGAGAGTGACGAGGTGTGGGCGGCGCTTGAGGCCGGAGGACGGGTGTTCATCTGCGGCGACGGCCGCCGCATGGCCCCCGCGGTGCGGGAGGCGTTCATGGGCGTCTACCGCGAGCACACCGGCGCCGGTGACGAGGAGGCCGCGTCCTGGCTGACCACGCTGACCGAGTCCGGCACGTACGTCGAGGACGTCTGGGCCGGCTGA
- a CDS encoding aspartate aminotransferase family protein, with product MRQNSATAQTLGSSTPIGAVSAETRPDAWQRTNGAVLQRDLRHAYKTIVSAEGMYLFDSEGRPYMDAVGGAAVNIIGHGVGRVSEALAAASASTSFVYSAVFTNPWQERLAESLSALAPVDDGKVFFCSGGSEANESAVKIARQYHLDRGRATKWKIISRGMSYHGNTLSMLGLSGRPSWSSRYSPYIASSPRIAPAFCYRCPFSAEFPGCGTPCADDLERSILQEGPETVAAFIAEPVSGTSLAGAVPVAGYYERIREICDRYDILFIADEVLTGYGRTGKPFAIEHWDAKPDILTVGKGLGSGYAPLAACVASGRIVETIRSTSGQYVHGFTYGGMPMACAVGVQVYEIVEENELFDRSAEMGEHLHHRLRELAGRRDEVGDVRGIGLLAGVELVADKKTKRPFDKDHNIAKRVVEVAETRGVLLREGTPGVNHGSGGDQIQISPPYIITREEIDELVTVLDESIGAVLHG from the coding sequence ATGCGTCAGAACAGTGCGACCGCGCAGACGCTCGGTTCGTCAACTCCGATCGGAGCGGTGTCGGCCGAAACTCGACCGGACGCGTGGCAACGGACCAACGGCGCGGTCCTGCAACGAGACCTGCGGCATGCCTACAAGACCATCGTCAGCGCCGAGGGCATGTACCTCTTCGATTCCGAGGGCCGGCCGTACATGGACGCGGTGGGCGGCGCCGCCGTCAACATCATCGGGCACGGCGTTGGGCGTGTCTCCGAGGCGCTCGCCGCCGCTTCCGCAAGCACGAGCTTCGTGTACTCGGCCGTCTTCACCAACCCATGGCAGGAACGGCTCGCCGAAAGCCTCTCTGCTCTCGCACCAGTGGACGACGGCAAGGTGTTCTTCTGCTCGGGCGGCTCGGAAGCCAACGAGTCTGCCGTGAAGATCGCGCGGCAATACCACCTTGATCGCGGCCGGGCGACGAAGTGGAAGATCATCAGCCGGGGCATGAGCTACCACGGCAACACGCTGTCGATGCTGGGCCTGTCCGGACGGCCCAGTTGGAGTTCGCGGTACTCGCCCTACATCGCGTCCAGTCCCCGGATCGCCCCGGCCTTCTGTTATCGCTGCCCCTTCTCGGCCGAATTCCCCGGCTGCGGGACCCCATGTGCGGACGACCTGGAACGCTCGATCCTGCAGGAGGGACCGGAAACGGTGGCCGCGTTCATCGCGGAGCCGGTCTCCGGTACCTCACTCGCCGGCGCCGTTCCGGTGGCCGGCTACTACGAGCGCATTCGTGAGATCTGCGACCGCTACGACATTCTGTTCATCGCGGACGAGGTTCTGACGGGTTACGGCCGGACGGGCAAGCCGTTCGCGATCGAGCACTGGGACGCGAAACCCGACATCCTCACGGTCGGCAAGGGCCTCGGTTCGGGTTACGCACCGCTCGCGGCGTGTGTGGCGTCCGGTCGGATCGTCGAAACGATCCGGTCCACGTCGGGGCAGTACGTACACGGCTTCACGTACGGCGGTATGCCGATGGCCTGCGCCGTCGGCGTGCAGGTCTATGAGATCGTCGAGGAAAACGAGTTGTTCGACCGATCCGCCGAGATGGGCGAACACCTCCACCATCGGCTCCGCGAGCTGGCCGGACGGCGGGACGAAGTAGGAGATGTCCGTGGCATCGGCCTCCTCGCCGGGGTCGAACTGGTCGCCGACAAGAAGACCAAGCGCCCGTTCGACAAGGACCACAACATCGCGAAACGCGTGGTCGAAGTGGCCGAGACACGCGGGGTGCTGCTGCGCGAGGGGACGCCCGGCGTCAACCACGGCTCCGGTGGCGACCAGATCCAGATCAGCCCGCCGTACATCATCACTCGGGAAGAGATCGATGAGCTCGTCACCGTCCTCGACGAGTCCATCGGAGCCGTGCTGCATGGATAG
- the otnK gene encoding 3-oxo-tetronate kinase: protein MDSPAGPRGTTTVSPLLGCIADDYTGGTDVAAALHRAGARTVLFFDCPADDATLPLCDAVVVALKTRTIASNEAVEETLRAREWLARQGTTRLFFKYCSTFDSTEAGNIGPVADALLDATGTELTVVCPAAPEHGRTVYQGHLFVGDRLLSESSMRHHPLTPMTDPDLVRLLGRQTPHAVELVPLSLVREGPDALRARLETLQDRGIRFAVTDAVCDADLTTVAHAGADLGVLTGAAGLARAVGEVSATGIATSASVGHVAGPTIVLAGSCSDTTLGQVARASSTLPSHRLDLSVSATPDALRTDALRWLRTHADGRPLMVYSSAPPGQRADIDAAEVFERTLGAVAAEAVRLGYRRLVVAGGETSGAVVSAVGVESVEIGAEADRGVPWCISTGEPRLALLLKSGNFGAPDLLLLAATQAVA, encoded by the coding sequence ATGGATAGCCCCGCGGGTCCGCGCGGCACGACCACGGTGTCACCGCTGTTGGGCTGCATCGCCGACGACTACACAGGCGGCACCGACGTCGCCGCCGCCCTGCACAGGGCCGGTGCGCGGACCGTGCTGTTCTTCGACTGCCCGGCCGACGACGCGACACTGCCTCTGTGTGACGCGGTGGTCGTTGCCCTCAAGACACGCACCATCGCTTCCAACGAGGCCGTCGAGGAGACTCTGCGTGCCCGGGAGTGGCTTGCCCGCCAGGGCACCACCCGCCTGTTCTTCAAGTACTGCTCGACCTTCGACTCGACGGAGGCGGGCAACATCGGGCCTGTGGCCGATGCGCTGCTCGACGCGACGGGAACCGAGCTCACCGTCGTCTGTCCGGCCGCACCCGAGCACGGGCGCACGGTGTACCAAGGACACCTCTTCGTCGGTGACCGTCTGCTGTCCGAATCCTCGATGCGCCACCACCCGCTGACGCCCATGACAGATCCCGACCTGGTCCGCCTGCTCGGGCGACAGACACCGCACGCAGTAGAGCTCGTCCCCCTCTCCCTGGTACGAGAAGGGCCTGACGCGTTGCGTGCGCGGCTGGAAACCCTTCAGGACAGGGGCATCCGGTTCGCGGTGACGGACGCGGTCTGCGACGCCGACCTCACCACAGTGGCCCATGCCGGCGCGGATCTCGGCGTGCTCACCGGCGCGGCCGGTCTGGCCCGTGCCGTGGGCGAGGTGTCCGCCACCGGGATCGCCACCTCCGCCTCCGTGGGGCATGTTGCCGGACCCACGATCGTGCTTGCCGGCAGTTGCTCCGACACCACACTGGGACAGGTGGCGCGAGCCAGCTCGACGCTCCCGTCCCATCGCCTGGACCTGTCCGTGTCCGCCACACCGGACGCGCTCCGCACCGACGCCCTGCGCTGGCTCCGTACGCACGCCGACGGCCGACCGCTGATGGTCTATTCATCGGCTCCTCCCGGCCAGCGCGCCGACATCGATGCCGCCGAGGTGTTCGAGCGGACACTCGGTGCCGTGGCCGCGGAAGCGGTGCGACTGGGCTACCGGCGCCTCGTCGTCGCGGGCGGCGAGACCTCGGGCGCCGTGGTCAGCGCCGTCGGGGTGGAGTCGGTGGAGATCGGCGCTGAAGCGGACCGTGGAGTCCCCTGGTGCATCAGCACGGGCGAACCCCGCCTGGCCCTGCTGCTGAAATCCGGCAACTTCGGCGCCCCCGACCTGCTCCTCCTCGCCGCCACGCAGGCGGTCGCATGA